Below is a window of Mesomycoplasma bovoculi M165/69 DNA.
TTGCTCATTTTTTATTTAATCCCTTCAATTTAAAAATCTTAAAATAAACATAAACAGTCTAACGACTGCAACAAATAAATTGAGTGCATTTAACATTCCAATTCTAATAAAAATTCTTTGAATTTCTTTTGGATCATTATAGTAAGCTAGGATTTGTGCCCCTTGTTCACGAATGATTCAAAATTGGTAACCCATAAAACCTAATGAAACACCAAAACCTAAAATTCAGTAGAAAGTAGTAAGGATTGAATTAGTTACAAAATACATTGTAATTCCAGTAATCAATTCGGCAACCATCAAAATAATTAATAGTGGTGCTAATTTTCCGAAATTAATGATTTGATAATAACCTAAAACACCCATAATGGCTGTTATTCCACCCACACCTAAAATGGCTAGTAAAATATTTTTACCTCTTCCTAGTAAAATTTGGTTTGCTCAAATCAAAGGCATTCATAGTGAATTGATGAAAACAAAAACAAAAAATAGAAAAGCTAGAAAAAAGGTACTAGGTTTTTCTTGAGTTGCTGTCCTGTTCATATATAAAACAATACCAACATTAGCAACTAAAGATATAATTATAATTGCTATAAAAAAAGCAGGTTTTGTCCCAATATTTGTCATTATTCCAGCATAAAAAGTAAATAATGTTGGAATAGATAAAATTGAAAAACTCAGTAATGCTACAAAAGCAATTGCAACACCCAGTCAAAGCAAAGAAAAACCAAGCAATCTATTTGTTTTTACTTTAGTATCAACTGATGCCATTGAGTAAGATTTTCGTTGAAACACTTGAAAAGCCATATTTCCTCCTAAATTTCTTTTATTACATTTTTTAATTTCATGAGTCAGTGATTTAAACCACTTTTTGACCTGACTATATTATATTCCTTTTTTAAAATTTCTTTAATTTCTTCTAGAGTTAGGTCAGGATTGTTTTTTCTAAGTTCAAAAAAGGTGAGTTCCTGTTGACTAAAAAGATTTTGCTTGTTGTTTTTTAAAACAATTTCATAATTTTCAATATGCTTGGTAGCTGCTTGAGCTACTCTTTTTAGATTATGAATATCAAAATTAGTTAATCTATTACTATTTAATCTATAATCACGTTCAATTCGGATTTCTTCGAGCTTGCTAGCTCGTTCAGTGGCTCTTATAGCCATTAAAAAATAAATAATTTCATTTATTTTTTTAAGATATAAAATAAATTTATTATGAGCAAAGGTGCTATGAAAATTTAAATCTAAATTGTTTTTTTGAAAAAGTGATTTAATTTTTTCAAATTTTCCTCGATTTAGAAAAGCGATTTCTAAATGATAAAATCGGGAAGTTGGTTTAGAAATAGAACCACCACCTAAAAATAAACCAGCAAAAAAATAAGTTACATTTTCAGGATTTTGTTCTATATTAATATAGTTAGACTCTATTGTAATTCAGTTTCTATTATGACTATCTGATTCATAACTAATTTTGTTTGAATCAAGCAAATTTCTAATTTGTTGTGCAATATTGGGTTTATTGAATCTAATTGTGAATTTAGATTGAGATTCAAATTTGCAAGCAGAAAAAATTATTCCTTGCAAAAATGAAATAAATTGTTTCTTACCCATTTTATTATTAAGGAGTTCTTGTTTGATTTCTTGACTAAAAGTCATAAATAACCTTTTTTAGAAAATAAAAAAAAGCAACTCCCTATTTTCCTATTTCTAGTATCGTCGGCGTAAAAGGGCTTAACTACTGAGTTCGGAATGGTATCAGGTGATCCCCTTTGCTTTGGTTGCTTAATCAATATTGTAACACAAAAATTTTTTTTTGTAAAAAAAAGTTATATTTTTTTTTCTTGCTCTAATTTGGCTAGAACATTTGTAACATTTTTGATGTTACCAATAACAGTAATTTTGTCATTATATTTAATTACTGTATCTCCTGAAGGTAAGAAGGAAATATGATTTCTTTCAACAATAACAATACTAACATCATAGTTTCTTAAATTAATATCTCTAATGCTTTTGTTAATAAAATCAGGAGATTTAACATGAACACTACCGATGAAAAAGTGCTCACTTACTTCTTTTAGGGCATCAGCATATCTTAAAACATTTTCATCAGTAGATAAAATAGCCATTTTAGTTCCTGCTTCTTCTTCAGGACTGATAATTCAATCAACTCCAATCCGTTTTAAAACCCTAGCATGCCTTTTATTTACGGCTCTTGCAACTATTTTAGCTTGCGAATTTTTTGGTAAATTAGATTCAGATTGAATTTCTAAAATAGTTGCAATGATTTCTGTATTATCAGAAGTGGTTACTAAAATAGCATCTATATCCTCTAGCCCAACTTCAGATCTCATAGTTTCAATATCACTAGCATCCATAATAATTGGATTTATAGTTGCATATTTTTTAATAAATTTAAGATTTTCCTCATTTTTGTCTATAACAATAATGTTATGATTAGATTCTGATAACTTGGCAATTGCGGCTCTTCCGAGTCGTCCAGCGCCAATGACACAAATATTAGCTTTTTTCATTTGTATTAAATTTTAAAATAAAAAACAAAGTTTTTGTTACTTGAATATGATTTTTTATTGCTTTTATTATTTATAATTAACAAGAACTAATGAAAAAAGCAATTTATTTTTGAAAAAAAACAGGATTTTTGTTTTCAAAAATCAAAACTATCCAAATTATATTTTTAGTTTATATCAGTATCATTTTAATAGGTGCTGGTATTTTGTCTACACCGATTGCACAAGAAAATAAAAATAATCCTGTTGATTTTTTTACATCTCTTTTTACATCAGTGTCTGCTTTTAGTGACACTGGATTATCACTTGTCAATGTTTCTCAATCATTTAATATTTTTGGTCAAGCATTAATTGCAATTTTGATTTTAGTTGGTGGAACAGGTTTTTTTGCTATTAAATTTTATTTTTTCAATCTATTATTTAGGAAAAAATTAGGATTAAAGTCACGAGAAATTTTAAAAATTGAACGTTCATCCAATAACATTGGAGAACTCAAAAATGTTATAAAAACTACAGTAACTTTCTTTTTAATAACAATTTTAATTTTTTCATTAATCTTAACTTTACACTTTTATTTTTATAATCCAGGTGAGAATAAATTAGAACCTGGCAATAATCCATACAAAAATGTTAATTTAGCTTTTAGATATGGATTTTTTCACACTATATCAGCTTTGAATAATGCAGGTTTTGATATTGTCGGTAGTTCAAGTTTTAGTCCCTATTATGGAGACATTTTTTTACAAACAACCTTTATTTTTTTGATTATTTTTGGAGGAATAGGCTTTCCAGTTATTTATGATTTTTCACAATATTTTAAACAAAAATTGTTTTTTAAAAACAAAACAAAAATGCAATTGTCTTTGTTTTCAAAGATATGCATAATTGCAAATTTCTCAATTACAGCTTTTTCATTTGTGTTGTTTCTTCTTTTTGAAGAAACAAGAAATACAATTTATTGAAATACAACTTCAGGAAATTGATTTACAAAAAGTTACACTTTGTTGTTTCATTCATTTTCAACAAGGTCTACAGGTTTTGCATTTTTTGATGTTAATCATTTAAGCCAACCATCTTTATTTTTAACATCAATATTAATGTTTATAGGTTCATCACCTTCATCAACAGGTGGTGGAGTTCGTGTAACTACTATTTGAATTTTGTTTTTAAATATTATTGCTAAATTTAGAAATCATAATCAAATTTTTTGCTTCAAAAGAAAAATTGGAAGCGAAAAAATTACAACAGCAACATTTGTTATTTTTGTTAGTTTTATTTTGTGTGTTGCTTTAATTTTGTTTAGTAGTGTTTATTTAAATACTATTAATTTAGCAAACAAAAACAATCCTGATTATGTTGACTTTCAATTAGGACATGTTATTTTTGAAGTTACATCTGCGTTTGGAACATCGGGCCTTTCAACAGGATTGATTCAACATTTGAACAGAGGAGTTCAAGTCGGATTTATGTTAATTATGCTTATTGGGCAACTTGGAATTAGTTCATCAATCTTGATGTGAAAAGGTGATGGAGTGGATCGAACTTCTCACAGTTATATTAGTGAAGATTTTGTGATTAACTAGAAAAATATAGAGTTTTGTAGATTTTTTAAAATTATTTATTTTAATAATTCATATTCAAAGAGTTTTTTCTCTATTTTATTTGAATAAAAATCTGTAAGAATTCGTTTTAAATCTATGATATGAGAATTTAATACATCATCTTCATAATCGTAGTGCTTTTTACCATAATTGTCAATTCTTTTATGAGCAAAATAGACAATATTTAGTTTGTTTATAAATTCAACATCATATTGTTTCCCTTTGTTTGTTTTCAAAAAATCATCATGATAAAAAGCAAAAACTTGCCTTTTATTTGAGTTAGGAGTTGGTTTTGATAAGTATGTAATTTTAACTTTTATAGTGAATAAATAGTATGAATAGTTCGCATTCTATGCTTGTCAATCCTGTATTCAGGACGCTTTAGTTTAATTTCCTTTATAGCGATTATGCGTTTTGTTTTTAGTTGTTTTTAGATTAGTTCAATTACTTTTTTTATCACATGATGTGATGTTTAAGATATTATCAAAAACAGAATTCATAATAAAATTTGCTACTTTTATCCTAAATTATTTGCCTAAAGTATACGAAAAATAGATGATAACGAAACTTGAGGAAACTCAAGTTTTTTGTTATAATTAAACAAGATAAAAAGCCAAGAGAGGATAGTATGAACATATCGTATGAGCCATTATGGAATCTTTTAAAATCAAGAAATATGAAGAAAAAAGATTTATTGGAAAGAGCAAATTTAACAACAAATTGCATAGCGAATATGGGAAAAAATGAATATATATCGCTTAGAAATATTGAAAGGATATGTGAAGCATTAAATTGTAAAATTGAAGATGTTATTAAAATTATTTAAAATAGAGGAGGAAACAATTATGAGATATGAAGATTTAGAATTTAAAATACCTATAGAGTCTGAAGGATATGAAAAAGATTCAAAATTTGTTATTGGACAAATAAAAAATATATTACAAGAACGAAAAAATTCTGGCGATGATAAGATTATAATAAATACAAATTTAAAATTAGGACTACCATTAGAAAATATAAACAAGATTGCAGGCCCTATGATCGAAGCTTGGGCAACTGAAGTTTTTGCAGGCATTAGAGATGTTCAAAATAATAAATATAATTTAATAAATGTAGAAGCACAAGAAAGATTAGAAATGGCGGATATTATACTTCAGTTTAAGAAAGATAATGGTAAAGTTCTTACAGGAAATATTGATGTAAAGGCGACTGCAAATGATATTGTTAATAGTGGAAAAGGTCCTAATATTACTTCTTTTTCTAGGATTAGGACAGCTTATGTAGTTGAACCCGATTATATGTTTATAGTATTGTCGATTAAGCATAAAGTTTATTCAGAAAGAAATGAACAAACACAATTGATGGATGGAATTATGGAAGTTGTTGGCTTTGATGCTTATGACTTAAAATTTATAGGAGATAATGACATAAACTATAATCCAGCTCTAGGTACTGGTCAAATACAAATAAAAGATATTAATTATGTTAGTTTTAAAAAAAGAACTACTTGGGAAATGTGTCAATTATTAGATAAAAAATATTTGCATAGTAGCAGAAAAACGATTAAAGATTTCTATAGAGAGGCAATTAAAAATAAATGGATAAAACTTTAAAAATAATTTGTGGAAATGCAATTGAAGAACTTAAAAAAATTGAATCTAAAAGTATTAATTTAATTGTCACAGATCCACCATACAATTTAAATAAAGATTATGGAAATAATAAAGATAATTTGGAATTTGAAGAGTATTTAGAATTTTCAAGACAGTGGCTTACCGAAGCAAAAAGAATACTAAAAGATGATGGAACTATATATATTTTTATGGGTACGAGATATATATCATATATCTATAGCATACTTGAAAAAGAATTGAATATGCATTTTAATTCTTGGATAACTTGGTTTTATACACAAGGAATAGGGAAGACAAAAGGGTTTTCTCCTAGACACGATGATATACTAATGTTTACCAAGCATAAAAGTAAATTTACCTTTAACTTAGATGATATAAGAGTTCCGCAAAAATTTTATCGTTCAGTAAATAATATGAGGGGTGCAAATCCGGGGAATGTATGGCAATTTTCTCATATGCATTATTGTAATAAGAATAGAAAAAAACATCCCACACAAAAACCAGAAGGTTTATATGAAAGAATGATTTTAGTATCATCGAATGAAAATGACACTGTACTTGACCCATTTGTTGGTAGTGGAACAATGCTTAGAGTTTGCCAGCAAACTAATAGACGAGGTATAGGTATAGATATTAATGAAGAGTATGTTCAAATGTGCAAGGAAAGATTAGAAGAAGATTTTACAGGTTTTGATAGTGAAGATGAAAGAATTAAAAGAGTGCCTAATGATTTAAATGATTCTAGTATTAGAAAAGAATATATTGAAAATCACAAAAAATGGTTTTTAAAAAACCATCAAAACTTAATAAAGGAATTTGAAGATGAAGTAAATAAAAAATACTTTCATAAAAAAGACGATTAGATAAAAATCTAGTCGTCTTTTTTTATACATGAAAGGAGTAATTATGTGTTTTGTTTTTAGTTGTTTTTAGATTAGTTCAATTACTTTTTTTTATCACATGATGTGATGTTTAAGATATTATCAAAAACAGAATTCATAATAAATTTGCTACTTTTTATCCCAAATTATTTGCCTAAAGTATACAAAAAAATAGTACCAATAATGGTACATTGTATCTTTTTTTTGTTTTGCTTAAAGTAAAAAAATGAAAGTGTTTTTTGATATAAAAAATGTGGAAATCCACATTAATTATTTGAGTATTTCATATTCAAAAAACTTAGGTTAGATATATTTAGAATAAATAGGATCGGTTTCTGTTTGTTGGTTAATTTTTTGGGGTTTGGTTTTTTAGATATCAGCTAAGTAGTGTTGCTTTATGGTCTTTGTATGTTCTACCGTTTGATTTCATAAAAGATGATAGTTTTTCGATTAGTTCATCTAGGTAGCTTATTTTTTCTTTAAGCTCTAAATATTCATTTTCTGTTAGATAAACATTTTGATAAGATCTGTATACTGTCTTATTAATATCTATCTTATTATTATCTATACAACTACAATTCGATTCACAAACTTCCTAAGGTATGTTTTGAAACCTACTGAATTTCGATTTTCGAACTTCAAAGTTCGATTTTTTACTTCTTAAATTTTGTTTTTTAGTCTTCTTGTCATATTCTTTCATAAAGTTTTTGACATATATGAGATTGGGTTACCAAGCCCTTGTCTTTTCTTTTCGATGAGATTTATATCTTTCAGTTCTTTGATTATTTTGCAGGCTTTCTCTTTAGCTTTATTAAAGGTTTCTTGTACTTCTTGTAATGTAAAATAGATATAGACTCTTTCTTTTTCATCAATCCACTTATTCATATATGAAAGAGAGGTTTTTTGAAGCATAATCGAATAAAGAATTTTAGCATCTGATGTTAGGATTTTAAAATTTTCATCTTCAAGTAAAAACATTGGTATTTTTAAAAAGCTAAAAGCTTCAATTTTTTTTTTTTTTGTAAAAATATTCATACATTTTTTCTCCTTTGTTTTTGTATCACAAAAAGAGAAATATTTTTATTTCTCTTTTTTAACCTTTCTTATTGTTTACATTTACTTTTTCTTATCTTTATCTTTAAACTCTTTAGTATTAACATCTTCTATGAGTTTTCTAAAATTTATAGCGTTTTTAGTTGTAATAACAGGTTTCCCTGTCTTTTTCTCAATCTCTTTTCTAGCGTTGCCCGCAACACTTCCGCCTTCTTTCGCTACTTTTTTATTTTCTTCTAAGCCTTGGGGGTTTTTGATATTGGTAAGTTCAGTTGTTGTAGCCTCTGCCAGCATATTTAAGACAAGTTCTAGGGTACTCATATTATCTCTTAGGTTTTGTTTCTTTAAACCTTTGTGGTCTTTATACTCTCTTGTTGTCATACCAGACCATGTTTTTGTGATTTCATTGGTTAAGATGGCGTATTCCTCACCTTTTTCAACACCATGATCTTGCCAAGCATCGGTAAGTTCTTTTCTAACTTGTATTGTCTGTAGTCTTTGATTGATCCATTCTTTACTATAGCCTTTTTTAAGATAAGTTTCTAAAGCTCTATCAATGGTAAGCTCGGGATCGATTATTTCATCAATTCTTTCTTTTCCTACTTGAGCTAACCACATTTTAAAAGGTTCGGCTTTTGGGGATGGTATAGATTGTATAATACGAAATATTCCTTGCGTATCTGCGACATCGGTGTTGTATTTTTTACCATCTGACGACTCTAATTTCAGTTGTCGACAAAATGTCGACAACTCACTTTTCTCTTCGTCTGACATTCTTTTTTTAACACGATACCAATAATCTCTAGGATCATTGCTTTCAGTAAGAACGCCAATAATATCTACAACCGAAAAATACCATTCTTCTTTTTTGTTATCCCAAACTCTTCTTATTTTATTGCCTTCAAATATTTTTATTTGATTATTCAATGCTATCTTTCCAATTTTTTTGTTAGTTTTACTCATAAATCATCATCCTTAAAATTAATATTTAATTACTTATAGTATACACTGAAGCAGTAAAAACCGCCATAACAAGGCTAACTCAAACATCAGCATCTGATATTTTATAGTCTTTAAACTTTTTTTGTGTTAAAGATATCTTTTTTGACTAAATGGATAATTTCAATGACATTATAACTTTTATCTAATAGTTCATTATCATATATAATGATAAATTGGAGTATAAATTCTATCAACCATTAATTTTTCTTTTGCTATATCTATTACAACATCAACTAGATTTAATTCTACTGTTGTGTGTTTTGTTCTGTGATAATTAATAACAAAAGCATTAACTTTTCTAATTGTTTAAAAATCTCTAACTTTTAATAATTTTTCTCATCATCCTTTTTCTTGCTCAAAACTAGCTTTGCTTGCATATAGCAATTCTGGTTCAATAATAGGTTCTTGTTTATCGTTATATTCTAATACTTAAATTCATTAATAAAATGTGGTTATTTTTAAAGTTATTCTCTACTTAATTAATAATTTGCATTTCATAATAAAAGGAGATTATCTACTCTTGGAAAATTATCTTTTCCATAAGTGATTTTAAATTCTTTTTCATCCATTCTAAAAATTTGCGAATAATCAATGAGACTATTTTTTTAAATAATGAATATGGAGCAGTTGCATCTGTAGTAATAAGAATTTCTGTAAAAAATTGGTCTTTTTCCATTTCATCTTTATTGGCACTACGTGTTTTAACAAAATAATACATCCCTTCATTCCCGTTGAACCAAATAACAACAGAGTGTTGTTTAATCAGTTGACTATAAATATTAAAAAGGATATTATGTTTAGGTAAATATGGAGCAAATTTGTCAAATTGCATAAAAAATTTACTTCCAAAATATTTTATATTTAAATTATGTTATTTTGCTATAAATAAAAAAGCACTTGCTGTGCTTTATTTACTATTGCATACATTTTTAGTTGTACTAATTTTATTATTTGCATAAATAACTACATCTTTTATAACAAGTTTTTGAATAGCGGTTGTAAATAATTCAATATATTCAAAGTCAATTTTCCCATCTTTTGTAGGTAATTGGATATTGCCATTTAAAAAGGTGCTATCTACATCTCTAACCAAAACACTCATTAATTTATGTTTTTGTTTGTTTAATATGGTAGTAAAATATGGTATTGAATTATAATTTAATGATATTTTAGAAGCTATTTTTCTTACAAACTGTCCAGCATACCACGGATTTTTTCTATAAAAAAAATCCATCTGTAGCAATCCTAAACTTCAAGTACCTTTTTCATTAATATTATCTTGATTTACATATCCTGTTTTTCTTAAAACACCTTGATTCAATGATGTTCTAGTAACATAATCATATTCGTCTCCGCACACCAATTTATTTGTATTAAAACTTCGTGTAGTTGAAATTTCAAACAAATCCCCAATTTTATACTCACTTCATTTAATATTATTAAAATTATCAATGCTTCTTTTCTCATCATTGGTTAATTCATAATTATTTAAACCAGTTACTTTTAAATAAGCTTCCAGCTCGGCGATATGTTGAGCTTCCAGCTCGGCGATAAAATATTCCATAAATTTAAAGTCAATTTTTCCGTCTTTTGTAGGTAATTTTATGTACTCTTGTTTAATTTTTTCTCATCCAGATTTATTTCCTCAGTTATATTTTGAGTAAATTTTATTTAAACAAGAATTTATAAAAGGGTGAATTTTGTTTATTTTTATCAAATCATCTTTGAACTTAAATGCATAACTATCTTGTAAAACTGTGAAATCATAAGGTTGATAAAATGATTTTCCAAAACCATTAGCAGTTGCTGAAAATACATTTTTTAAGATTGTGGCATTTTCTCTATTTATATATTTTCCAATTTGGTTGTTCGATAATATGGCAGTTGTTGCAGGTAAATCACCTGCACTATTTTTAATAACATTATTTGTTTTTATTTTTTCAAATAAATCATCAACTTTATACTCGCCTCACTGAACATTTTGAAGCTTTTCATCCAGTGAGGTATCTACTTTTTTATCTTATCATCAACTTTATTTTGATTTTTAAGTATGGCAGATACTTCATATGATAAATAGTCTGCCACTGTTTTTTTAAAATCCGCAAGAGTTGGTTTGTTGTCTGTTGGTGTTGTTTGATTTCAATCAGCACCATTTTCTGGGTCAATATGGCCTTCATAATACTCTTGTTCAGTAAAGATTTTTAATTTATGTTTTCCAAATCGCACTAAATCGACAAGTTCTTGATATCTCTCTTTTGCTCTATCCTTATCTTTTAGATTTGTACTAGATTTTCTTCTATTAGTTCGCGAATATCCATCATTTGAAAAATCAATAAATTTGACAATATCATCTTTTAAATGAGGTTCACCAACTTTAAAAACATATATGTTTGTTTGCACACTTGATTTGCCAATAAATAAATCTATCGGCATTTTTATGCTTGCAAGTAATGTATTATTTTTTAATATTTCTTGATTAATTGTCTTTGCCTTACCACTTCCTGCTGAATTTTGAATAATAATTGCAGCATACCCTTTATTCATCATTGATAATGCTTTTTCAACAAAAATCATACCATTACCTTCTGCAGAATATGGTGGGTT
It encodes the following:
- the whiA gene encoding DNA-binding protein WhiA yields the protein MTFSQEIKQELLNNKMGKKQFISFLQGIIFSACKFESQSKFTIRFNKPNIAQQIRNLLDSNKISYESDSHNRNWITIESNYINIEQNPENVTYFFAGLFLGGGSISKPTSRFYHLEIAFLNRGKFEKIKSLFQKNNLDLNFHSTFAHNKFILYLKKINEIIYFLMAIRATERASKLEEIRIERDYRLNSNRLTNFDIHNLKRVAQAATKHIENYEIVLKNNKQNLFSQQELTFFELRKNNPDLTLEEIKEILKKEYNIVRSKSGLNHWLMKLKNVIKEI
- a CDS encoding potassium channel family protein — translated: MKKANICVIGAGRLGRAAIAKLSESNHNIIVIDKNEENLKFIKKYATINPIIMDASDIETMRSEVGLEDIDAILVTTSDNTEIIATILEIQSESNLPKNSQAKIVARAVNKRHARVLKRIGVDWIISPEEEAGTKMAILSTDENVLRYADALKEVSEHFFIGSVHVKSPDFINKSIRDINLRNYDVSIVIVERNHISFLPSGDTVIKYNDKITVIGNIKNVTNVLAKLEQEKKI
- a CDS encoding replication initiator protein A; translated protein: MNIFTKKKKIEAFSFLKIPMFLLEDENFKILTSDAKILYSIMLQKTSLSYMNKWIDEKERVYIYFTLQEVQETFNKAKEKACKIIKELKDINLIEKKRQGLGNPISYMSKTLWKNMTRRLKNKI
- a CDS encoding BRO family protein; translated protein: MSKTNKKIGKIALNNQIKIFEGNKIRRVWDNKKEEWYFSVVDIIGVLTESNDPRDYWYRVKKRMSDEEKSELSTFCRQLKLESSDGKKYNTDVADTQGIFRIIQSIPSPKAEPFKMWLAQVGKERIDEIIDPELTIDRALETYLKKGYSKEWINQRLQTIQVRKELTDAWQDHGVEKGEEYAILTNEITKTWSGMTTREYKDHKGLKKQNLRDNMSTLELVLNMLAEATTTELTNIKNPQGLEENKKVAKEGGSVAGNARKEIEKKTGKPVITTKNAINFRKLIEDVNTKEFKDKDKKK
- a CDS encoding DNA-methyltransferase, with the translated sequence MDKTLKIICGNAIEELKKIESKSINLIVTDPPYNLNKDYGNNKDNLEFEEYLEFSRQWLTEAKRILKDDGTIYIFMGTRYISYIYSILEKELNMHFNSWITWFYTQGIGKTKGFSPRHDDILMFTKHKSKFTFNLDDIRVPQKFYRSVNNMRGANPGNVWQFSHMHYCNKNRKKHPTQKPEGLYERMILVSSNENDTVLDPFVGSGTMLRVCQQTNRRGIGIDINEEYVQMCKERLEEDFTGFDSEDERIKRVPNDLNDSSIRKEYIENHKKWFLKNHQNLIKEFEDEVNKKYFHKKDD
- a CDS encoding restriction endonuclease subunit S, producing the protein MIKINKIHPFINSCLNKIYSKYNWGNKSGWEKIKQEYIKLPTKDGKIDFKFMEYFIAELEAQHIAELEAYLKVTGLNNYELTNDEKRSIDNFNNIKWSEYKIGDLFEISTTRSFNTNKLVCGDEYDYVTRTSLNQGVLRKTGYVNQDNINEKGTWSLGLLQMDFFYRKNPWYAGQFVRKIASKISLNYNSIPYFTTILNKQKHKLMSVLVRDVDSTFLNGNIQLPTKDGKIDFEYIELFTTAIQKLVIKDVVIYANNKISTTKNVCNSK
- a CDS encoding potassium transporter TrkG translates to MKKAIYFWKKTGFLFSKIKTIQIIFLVYISIILIGAGILSTPIAQENKNNPVDFFTSLFTSVSAFSDTGLSLVNVSQSFNIFGQALIAILILVGGTGFFAIKFYFFNLLFRKKLGLKSREILKIERSSNNIGELKNVIKTTVTFFLITILIFSLILTLHFYFYNPGENKLEPGNNPYKNVNLAFRYGFFHTISALNNAGFDIVGSSSFSPYYGDIFLQTTFIFLIIFGGIGFPVIYDFSQYFKQKLFFKNKTKMQLSLFSKICIIANFSITAFSFVLFLLFEETRNTIYWNTTSGNWFTKSYTLLFHSFSTRSTGFAFFDVNHLSQPSLFLTSILMFIGSSPSSTGGGVRVTTIWILFLNIIAKFRNHNQIFCFKRKIGSEKITTATFVIFVSFILCVALILFSSVYLNTINLANKNNPDYVDFQLGHVIFEVTSAFGTSGLSTGLIQHLNRGVQVGFMLIMLIGQLGISSSILMWKGDGVDRTSHSYISEDFVIN
- a CDS encoding MAG0110 family membrane protein, coding for MAFQVFQRKSYSMASVDTKVKTNRLLGFSLLWLGVAIAFVALLSFSILSIPTLFTFYAGIMTNIGTKPAFFIAIIIISLVANVGIVLYMNRTATQEKPSTFFLAFLFFVFVFINSLWMPLIWANQILLGRGKNILLAILGVGGITAIMGVLGYYQIINFGKLAPLLIILMVAELITGITMYFVTNSILTTFYWILGFGVSLGFMGYQFWIIREQGAQILAYYNDPKEIQRIFIRIGMLNALNLFVAVVRLFMFILRFLNWRD
- a CDS encoding helix-turn-helix domain-containing protein translates to MKKKDLLERANLTTNCIANMGKNEYISLRNIERICEALNCKIEDVIKII